The DNA window GGGCGAGCTTGGCCTGATCGGCATTACGCTGCCGGAAGAATATGGCTGCGCCAACGCGAGCTACGTCGCCTATGGCCTGGTCGCGCGCGAGATCGAACGCGTCGATTCCGGCTATCGCTCGATGAATTCGGTGCAGTCGTCGCTGGTCATGCACCCGATCTATGCCTATGGCGACGAGAACCAGCGCAAGAAATATCTGCCCAAGCTCGCCACCGGAGAATGGGTCGGCTGCTTCGGCTTGACCGAGCCGGATGCCGGTTCCGATCCCGGCGGCATGAAGACACGCGCCGAGAAGACCTCCGACGGCTACCGGCTGACCGGTTCCAAGATGTGGATTTCCAATGCGCCGATCGCCGACGTGTTCGTGGTGTGGGCGAAATCGGCCGCGCATGACAACCAGATCCGCGGCTTCATTCTCGAAAAGGGTATGAAGGGCCTCTCGGCGCCCAAGATCGGCGGCAAGCTCTCACTGCGCGCCTCGGTCACCGGCGAGATCGTGATGGAAGGCGTGGAAGTGCCGGAGAGCGCGCTGTTGCCCAACGTATCCGGTCTGAAGGGGCCGTTCGGCTGCCTCAACCGCGCGCGCTACGGTATCTCCTGGGGCGCCATGGGCGCGGCCGAAGACTGCATGCACCGCGCGCGGCAATACACCCTTGATCGCAAGCAGTTCAATCGCCCGTTGGCGGCGACGCAACTGGTTCAGAAGAAGCTTGCCGACATGCAGACCGAGATTGCGCTGGGCCTGCAGGCCTCCTTGCGCGTCGGCCGGCTGATGGATGAAGGCAAGATGGCGCCGGAGATGATCTCGATCGTCAAGCGCAACAATTGCGGCAAGGCGCTCGATATCGCGCGCATGTCCCGCGATATGCATGGCGGCAACGGCATTCAGATCGAATACCATGTCATGCGCCACACCGCGAACCTGGAAACCGTGAATACCTATGAAGGCACGCACGACGTTCACGCGCTGATCCTCGGCCGCGCCATCACCGGCATCCAGGCGTTTTCATAAGGCGGTGTTGTCAGGACTCCGGCGTGGCCAAGAATTCTGCTGTCATCGTCCGCGAAAGCGGACGATCCAGTGCTCCGCGGCGCCTCGTTTTTATCTCGAACGTCTGCGACTACTGGATACCCCGCTTGCGCGGGGTATGACGGTTGTGAGTGCTTCTCGCATCCGCGCAACGTAGTTTGAGTAGGGAATCCTCCATGGCCGATAATGACGACGTCCCGTTCAACCGCGATTTTCCGCTGAAGCCCGGCGTGGTGGATGAAGTCTGTCCCGGCGTGCGGCGGATTCTCTGCAACAATCCGAGCCCGTTCACCTTCACGGGCACGGTGAGTTACATCGTGGGCAAGGGCAAGGTGGCGATCATCGATCCCGGCCCCGCCGACGAGGCCCACGCCGCGGCGCTGCTGGATGCGGTGCGCGGCGAAACCGTCACGCATATTTTTGTCACCCATACCCACCGCGATCATTCGCCGAACACCGCGCGGCTCAAGGCCGCGACCGGCGCCACTGTCTATGCCGAGGGCCCGCACCGGGCCTCGCGGCCGCGCTATGAGAGCGAGAAGCACAATCCGGAATCCGGCGCCGACCGCGAGTTCAATCCCGATGTCCGGCTGCGCGACGGTGAAACCGTCGAGGGCGACGGCTGGGCGTTGCAGGCGGTGGCGACGCCCGGGCACACCGCCAACCATCTGGCGTTTGCGTGGCCTGAACGGAAAATCAATTTCGTCGGCGATCACGTCATGGGCTGGTCGACCTCGATCGTGGCGCCGCCGGACGGATCGATGATCGATTACATGGCATCGCTCGAACGGTTGGCCCTGCGCGACGAGGAGCTGTATTTCTCCGGCCACGGACCGGAAATCCCGGAAGGGCCGCGCTATGTGCGCTTCCTGATCCGGCATCGGCAGGCGCGCGAAGCCTCGATCCTGCATCGCCTCGCCAAAGGCGAGGCGGACATCCCATCCATGGTGCGCGCGATTTATATCGGTATCGATCCGCGGCTGACCGGAGCTGCCGGCTACTCCGTGCTGGCGCATCTGGAAGATCTGGTCGCGCGCGGAATGGTCGCGACCGATGGCGATCCCGTGATCGGCGGAACCTATCGGCTGGCTAGCCCCTAGTTGTCATTCCGGGGCGATGCGGAGCATCGAACCCGGAATCTGGAGAATTGTGGCACGAGATTTCGGGTTCGCGCTGATGCACGCCCCGGAATGACAACCGCTACTTCTTCACCGTCTTGGCCGGAAGCTTGACCGGCAACTGCGGCTTCTTCACCACCGGCTTGAGGTTGGCGTTGTCGACGGCGCTATTGAGGTCGTCGATCAGCCTGCTGATCCGTGCGGCATTGCTGCCGAGGTCGCTCTCGAAATAGCGCGAGGACGACCGGATATCGACGCGGGAATCCTCGCCATCGGGCGCGACGCGGATCGATACATCCTCGCGAAAACCCATGATCGGGGTCCGCGCCACCGCCTCGATGTGGCCGATCATTCGCGGCGGCTGCGGAGCCCGTTCGTCGATCACCAGCCATTTGCGCCGGTTCACCAGTTGCAGCGTGATCTGATAGGCCCGCTGTGCCGGGGTTTCGAGGTCCACCGGCTCGATGTCGGGATAGGCCTGCCGCTGCAACTCGGCGGAGTACAGCCCGGCATAGACGGCCGTATTGGCGCCGTCGCCGGTGCGAAGCCGGGCCAGCGCGTCGAAGCGCGGCGGATCGATCGGATCGGTGGTGATGTCGTGGATCGGCGGAAGCTTGCGATATTGATAGGCAAGATAGCCCGGGTAGGCGAGCACCACGGCGTCGATCAGAAGCGCCAGCAGGATGAGGCTCATGCCGCGCGAACCATTCTGCCAGATCGCGGCAAAGGCGGCGAAGCCGACCAGGATGGAAAGACCGGAGCAGGCCAGCGCGCCGAAAAACGTCGCCAGCGCGGGTTTGATTTCGAGGAAGCCGAAGCGGACGATCAGGATCGAAACCACCACCGCGACCACCGAAAATACCGCAAGATTGCGCGCCCAGGAGGCGAGGCGGGACACGGGCTCCGTCTGATAGGGAGCGGAAAACCTGCGGGCCATCGTTTGATTCTGCCGGGTTGGAACCTTGCCGGATAAAATATGCCGGGCT is part of the Bradyrhizobium canariense genome and encodes:
- a CDS encoding acyl-CoA dehydrogenase, whose protein sequence is MSVRPQTKDKPTAAGFQWDDPFLLDEQLTEDERMIRDTARAYAQDKLLPRVTKAYLEEKTDREIFNEMGELGLIGITLPEEYGCANASYVAYGLVAREIERVDSGYRSMNSVQSSLVMHPIYAYGDENQRKKYLPKLATGEWVGCFGLTEPDAGSDPGGMKTRAEKTSDGYRLTGSKMWISNAPIADVFVVWAKSAAHDNQIRGFILEKGMKGLSAPKIGGKLSLRASVTGEIVMEGVEVPESALLPNVSGLKGPFGCLNRARYGISWGAMGAAEDCMHRARQYTLDRKQFNRPLAATQLVQKKLADMQTEIALGLQASLRVGRLMDEGKMAPEMISIVKRNNCGKALDIARMSRDMHGGNGIQIEYHVMRHTANLETVNTYEGTHDVHALILGRAITGIQAFS
- a CDS encoding MBL fold metallo-hydrolase — encoded protein: MADNDDVPFNRDFPLKPGVVDEVCPGVRRILCNNPSPFTFTGTVSYIVGKGKVAIIDPGPADEAHAAALLDAVRGETVTHIFVTHTHRDHSPNTARLKAATGATVYAEGPHRASRPRYESEKHNPESGADREFNPDVRLRDGETVEGDGWALQAVATPGHTANHLAFAWPERKINFVGDHVMGWSTSIVAPPDGSMIDYMASLERLALRDEELYFSGHGPEIPEGPRYVRFLIRHRQAREASILHRLAKGEADIPSMVRAIYIGIDPRLTGAAGYSVLAHLEDLVARGMVATDGDPVIGGTYRLASP
- a CDS encoding DUF1499 domain-containing protein, coding for MARRFSAPYQTEPVSRLASWARNLAVFSVVAVVVSILIVRFGFLEIKPALATFFGALACSGLSILVGFAAFAAIWQNGSRGMSLILLALLIDAVVLAYPGYLAYQYRKLPPIHDITTDPIDPPRFDALARLRTGDGANTAVYAGLYSAELQRQAYPDIEPVDLETPAQRAYQITLQLVNRRKWLVIDERAPQPPRMIGHIEAVARTPIMGFREDVSIRVAPDGEDSRVDIRSSSRYFESDLGSNAARISRLIDDLNSAVDNANLKPVVKKPQLPVKLPAKTVKK